A section of the Roseovarius sp. W115 genome encodes:
- the ychF gene encoding redox-regulated ATPase YchF: MGFKMGIVGLPNVGKSTLFNALTKTAAAQAANFPFCTIEPNVGEVAVPDARLDKLAEIAQSKQVIPTRMTFVDIAGLVKGASKGEGLGNQFLANIREVDAIAHVLRCFEDGDVTHVEGRVNPVEDADVIETELMLADLESIEKRRAGLVRKLKGNDKEAVQQDRLLAAAQAMIEDGKPARRVEVDAEDAKAWKNLQLLTTKPILYVCNVDEGSAASGNDHSAAVAKMAEDQGAAHVVISAQIEEEISQLDEDEAVMFLEEMGLTEAGLDRLIRAGYDLLQLETYFTAGPKEARAWTIRRGTAAPQAAGVIHGDFEKGFIRAETIAYDDYVELGGEQPAKEAGKMRAEGKGYIVKDGDVLHFLFNT, translated from the coding sequence ATGGGCTTCAAAATGGGAATCGTGGGGCTGCCCAATGTGGGCAAGTCGACGCTTTTTAACGCGCTGACCAAAACGGCTGCGGCGCAGGCGGCGAATTTTCCGTTTTGCACGATCGAGCCCAATGTGGGTGAGGTCGCTGTACCCGATGCGCGGCTCGATAAGCTGGCCGAGATTGCCCAGTCTAAACAAGTGATCCCGACGCGTATGACCTTTGTGGACATCGCCGGTCTTGTGAAAGGGGCGAGCAAAGGTGAAGGTTTGGGCAATCAGTTCCTGGCCAATATCCGCGAAGTCGATGCCATCGCTCATGTGCTGCGCTGTTTTGAGGATGGCGACGTGACCCATGTTGAGGGGCGTGTGAACCCGGTTGAGGACGCAGACGTCATCGAGACCGAACTGATGCTCGCCGATCTGGAAAGCATTGAGAAACGTCGCGCGGGTCTGGTGCGCAAGCTCAAAGGCAATGATAAGGAAGCGGTGCAGCAGGACCGGCTTTTGGCCGCCGCGCAGGCGATGATCGAAGACGGCAAACCGGCCCGCAGGGTGGAGGTGGATGCCGAAGATGCCAAGGCGTGGAAAAACCTGCAGCTTTTGACAACTAAACCTATTCTCTACGTCTGCAATGTGGATGAGGGGAGTGCCGCCTCGGGCAATGACCACTCGGCCGCTGTGGCCAAGATGGCCGAGGATCAGGGGGCGGCGCATGTGGTGATCTCGGCTCAGATCGAAGAAGAGATCAGTCAGCTGGACGAAGACGAAGCTGTCATGTTCCTGGAGGAAATGGGGCTGACGGAGGCCGGTCTCGACCGGCTCATTCGCGCAGGTTACGACCTCTTGCAGCTAGAGACCTACTTTACCGCCGGCCCCAAAGAGGCCCGCGCCTGGACGATCCGGCGCGGCACAGCAGCCCCGCAGGCTGCAGGTGTCATTCACGGTGATTTCGAAAAGGGCTTCATCCGGGCCGAAACCATTGCCTATGACGACTATGTCGAACTGGGCGGTGAACAACCGGCCAAGGAAGCTGGCAAAATGCGCGCCGAAGGTAAGGGGTATATCGTCAAGGACGGCGACGTGCTGCATTTCCTGTTTAATACCTGA
- a CDS encoding flavin monoamine oxidase family protein: MSHFDAIVIGGGLSGLAACVLLEERNLSACLIEARGDLGGRVRSFTDPDGGFAGDAGPSWVWPGYQPTVARWLKRLDLPIFEQYAQGAGLLDYGPQREVEARMLPHQAGSYRLEGGTARLVSAMADQLSRTQLNLNTPVTSIAVDGNGVTVTTSDGTHDAPRVLLALPPRLAARLRWTPALPAALKQDLTSVPTWMASQAKVVLRYDRPFWRDKGLSGRVLSQAGPCGEIHDLCDPGSTQGILFGFLNWPVEMRQLRADALKHAVLDQLTRCFGPEAEAVRGLEIFDWAQEPFTTDALDLEGPFRHPDPPRAGFRMCNATGA, from the coding sequence ATGTCTCACTTTGACGCCATTGTCATAGGAGGGGGTCTGTCAGGGCTCGCGGCCTGCGTCTTGCTAGAGGAGCGTAATCTCTCGGCCTGTCTCATCGAAGCCCGGGGTGATCTGGGTGGGCGCGTCCGGTCTTTTACCGACCCAGACGGCGGCTTTGCCGGAGATGCCGGACCAAGCTGGGTCTGGCCAGGGTATCAACCCACCGTGGCACGCTGGCTCAAGCGGCTCGATTTGCCCATTTTTGAGCAATACGCCCAAGGGGCGGGCCTTCTGGATTACGGACCCCAACGCGAAGTCGAGGCCCGGATGCTGCCACATCAGGCAGGGTCCTATCGGCTGGAGGGCGGCACGGCGCGGCTGGTCTCGGCAATGGCCGACCAACTGTCGCGCACGCAGCTGAACTTGAACACGCCCGTGACGTCGATCGCAGTGGACGGCAACGGCGTCACCGTCACCACATCCGACGGCACGCATGACGCACCCCGGGTGCTGTTGGCCCTGCCGCCCAGGCTTGCCGCCAGGCTTCGCTGGACCCCCGCACTGCCTGCCGCGCTCAAGCAGGATCTGACATCTGTACCGACCTGGATGGCCTCGCAGGCCAAGGTCGTCCTGCGCTATGACAGACCGTTCTGGCGCGACAAGGGCCTCTCGGGGCGCGTGCTTAGTCAGGCTGGCCCCTGTGGCGAAATCCATGACCTGTGTGATCCCGGAAGCACGCAGGGGATTTTGTTTGGGTTCTTGAACTGGCCAGTGGAGATGCGACAGCTCAGGGCAGACGCGCTCAAACATGCCGTTCTGGATCAGCTTACGCGATGTTTTGGACCCGAGGCGGAGGCAGTTCGCGGGCTTGAGATCTTTGACTGGGCGCAAGAGCCCTTTACCACAGATGCACTCGACCTTGAGGGCCCGTTTCGGCACCCTGATCCCCCCCGCGCCGGCTTCAGAATGTGCAATGCGACGGGCGCGTGA
- the trpA gene encoding tryptophan synthase subunit alpha produces the protein MTRIDAKFAELTAAGKKAFVAYVMAGDPDYETSLEVVKGLPEAGVDIIELGLPFTDPMADGPTIQLAGQRALEAGMTLERTLQMAREFRKTDDSTPIVMMGYYNPIFNRGVEQFLSDAKAAGIDGLIVVDLPPEEDDELCIPAQKAGLNFIRLATPTTDDKRLPKVLQNTSGFVYYVSITGITGAAAAEAADVAPEVARIKAATDLPIVVGFGIRTPETSREIASVADGCVVGSAIVAKLGDGNSPADVLNFVRGLADGAHTA, from the coding sequence ATGACCCGCATCGACGCCAAATTCGCAGAGCTCACCGCCGCCGGAAAGAAAGCCTTTGTGGCCTATGTCATGGCGGGTGATCCGGATTATGAGACATCGCTGGAGGTGGTCAAAGGTCTGCCGGAGGCTGGCGTAGACATTATTGAGCTGGGCCTGCCCTTTACCGACCCGATGGCCGATGGGCCCACCATCCAACTTGCCGGGCAGCGCGCGCTTGAGGCGGGCATGACGCTGGAGCGGACGCTGCAGATGGCGCGTGAGTTTCGCAAAACGGATGACAGCACGCCAATTGTAATGATGGGGTATTACAACCCGATCTTTAACCGGGGCGTTGAGCAGTTCCTGAGTGATGCCAAAGCGGCAGGCATTGACGGGCTGATTGTGGTGGATTTGCCGCCTGAGGAAGACGACGAGCTGTGTATTCCCGCGCAGAAGGCGGGGCTGAATTTCATTCGCCTGGCCACACCCACAACAGATGACAAGCGCCTGCCGAAGGTGCTTCAGAACACGTCCGGCTTTGTCTATTACGTGTCGATCACCGGCATCACAGGCGCTGCGGCAGCGGAGGCTGCGGATGTGGCCCCAGAGGTGGCGCGCATCAAGGCGGCGACAGACCTGCCTATCGTTGTGGGCTTTGGGATCCGCACGCCAGAGACCAGCCGAGAGATCGCAAGCGTGGCGGATGGGTGCGTTGTGGGATCGGCCATTGTGGCCAAGCTGGGCGATGGAAATAGCCCCGCAGATGTCCTGAACTTTGTGCGTGGCCTCGCGGATGGCGCGCATACTGCTTGA
- a CDS encoding alpha-hydroxy acid oxidase, translating into MPVITSIADLKRIYERRVPRMFYDYAESGSWTEQTFRENTSDFQDIYLRQRIAVDMSNRSTATQMIGQDVSMPVALAPVGLTGMQNADGEIKAARAAENFGVPFTLSTMSICSIEDVAENTTKPFWMQVYTLKDDDFMQRLFDRAKDAQCSAAVITVDLQVLGQRHKDLKNGLSAPPKLTMKSIANMMTKVQWGLGMLGTKRRFFGNIVGHASGVTDPSSLSSWTAEAFDEALNWDRIRQFRKMWDGPLIIKGIIDARDAKEALNVGADAIIVSNHGGRQLDGALSAIRALPEIMDAVGDKIEVHLDSGIRTGQDVLKAIALGAKGTYIGRAYVYGLGAMGEAGVTKALEVIHKELDISMAFCGHTDITKVDRDILMIPKGFTGDWMA; encoded by the coding sequence ATGCCCGTCATCACCTCAATCGCCGACCTCAAACGCATCTATGAACGCCGGGTCCCACGGATGTTCTACGACTATGCCGAAAGCGGCAGCTGGACCGAGCAGACATTCCGCGAGAACACATCGGATTTTCAGGACATCTACCTGCGGCAGCGGATTGCGGTCGACATGTCTAACCGTTCAACCGCCACGCAGATGATTGGACAGGATGTGTCCATGCCCGTGGCGCTGGCACCTGTCGGGCTGACAGGGATGCAAAATGCGGATGGCGAAATCAAAGCGGCACGGGCGGCTGAAAACTTTGGTGTGCCGTTTACACTGTCCACCATGTCGATCTGTTCGATCGAGGATGTGGCCGAGAACACCACAAAGCCGTTCTGGATGCAGGTCTACACGCTCAAGGATGATGATTTCATGCAGCGGCTGTTTGACCGCGCCAAGGATGCTCAATGTTCCGCAGCTGTCATCACAGTCGACCTTCAGGTGCTGGGCCAGCGCCACAAGGACCTCAAGAACGGGCTGAGCGCGCCGCCCAAGCTTACGATGAAGTCCATCGCCAACATGATGACAAAGGTGCAATGGGGCCTGGGCATGCTAGGCACGAAACGGCGGTTCTTTGGCAATATCGTGGGGCATGCCAGCGGTGTGACCGACCCGTCCTCGCTCAGTTCGTGGACAGCGGAAGCATTTGACGAAGCACTCAATTGGGACCGCATCCGACAGTTTCGCAAGATGTGGGACGGACCGCTCATTATCAAAGGCATTATTGATGCGCGCGATGCCAAAGAGGCGCTCAATGTCGGGGCCGATGCGATCATCGTTTCCAACCATGGCGGACGGCAGTTGGACGGCGCGCTTTCGGCCATTCGCGCCCTGCCCGAGATCATGGATGCGGTGGGCGACAAGATCGAAGTGCATCTCGACAGTGGGATCCGCACTGGCCAGGACGTATTGAAGGCCATCGCCCTGGGCGCCAAGGGCACCTATATCGGGCGCGCCTATGTTTACGGTCTGGGGGCTATGGGTGAGGCGGGCGTGACCAAGGCGCTTGAGGTCATTCACAAAGAGCTTGATATCTCCATGGCGTTTTGTGGGCATACCGACATCACCAAGGTTGATCGGGATATCTTGATGATTCCAAAGGGTTTCACAGGTGACTGGATGGCGTGA
- a CDS encoding 50S ribosomal protein L25/general stress protein Ctc, translating to MAGEIPDLHAQERTGTGKGAARAARREGMVPGIVFGGDTDPLPINIPFNELLKKLKAGRFKSTLFNLKVDGHDDVRVICRDVQRDVVKDLPTHLDLMRLRRTTKINLFITVDFVGEDDCPGIRKGGVLTVVRNEIELMVTAGDIPESVTVSLEGLNVGDNVTISQIELPEGAKPTIDRDFVICNISAPSALKSDENAEDEDGEATEATEAPAEEEAAAEE from the coding sequence ATGGCTGGAGAAATTCCTGATCTTCACGCCCAGGAACGCACGGGGACGGGCAAGGGCGCCGCTCGTGCAGCACGCCGCGAGGGCATGGTTCCGGGGATCGTTTTTGGGGGCGACACTGACCCGCTTCCGATCAACATTCCGTTCAATGAGCTTCTGAAAAAGCTCAAGGCCGGACGGTTTAAGTCGACATTGTTCAACCTCAAAGTGGATGGCCATGACGATGTGCGCGTGATCTGCCGCGATGTGCAGCGCGATGTGGTCAAGGACCTGCCGACGCATCTTGATCTGATGCGGTTGCGCCGGACCACCAAGATCAACCTCTTCATCACAGTTGATTTTGTCGGCGAAGACGATTGTCCCGGCATCCGCAAAGGCGGTGTTCTGACCGTTGTTCGTAACGAGATCGAGCTGATGGTGACGGCCGGTGATATCCCGGAAAGCGTGACCGTGAGCCTTGAAGGTCTGAATGTTGGTGACAACGTGACCATCAGCCAGATTGAGTTGCCAGAAGGCGCCAAGCCGACGATTGATCGGGACTTCGTGATCTGCAACATCTCTGCCCCATCGGCGCTGAAATCTGATGAAAACGCAGAGGATGAAGACGGCGAAGCGACTGAGGCCACCGAAGCGCCGGCCGAAGAAGAGGCCGCCGCGGAAGAGTAA
- a CDS encoding FkbM family methyltransferase: MAEYEIDGITLHVPGQILNDRIAGKLASGGYEAHEARAVQMRVKPGQRVLELGAGLGYVSSVAARAAGPEQVVSVEANPALLPVIKRNLKTNGFHKLRLMHGAIIGGTDETGDLGFDPKKAFWAGRIADETSDAADVVSVPALPLPALLAEFKSQVIIMDVEGAERFLFDDPWPDHVLTVIMELHPKQYPDAVIKQIVDCMSASGLTYDTGPSRGRILCFRRVRGT, translated from the coding sequence ATGGCGGAATATGAAATTGACGGGATAACCCTGCATGTGCCGGGTCAGATTCTCAACGACCGCATTGCAGGCAAACTTGCCTCAGGCGGGTATGAGGCACATGAGGCCCGCGCTGTGCAAATGCGTGTGAAACCAGGGCAGCGCGTGCTCGAACTGGGGGCTGGCCTTGGCTATGTCAGCTCTGTCGCGGCACGTGCGGCGGGACCGGAACAGGTTGTTTCAGTCGAAGCCAACCCGGCGCTTTTGCCAGTGATCAAGCGCAATCTGAAAACCAACGGGTTTCACAAGCTGCGACTCATGCACGGAGCCATCATTGGGGGAACTGATGAGACGGGCGATCTGGGCTTTGATCCCAAGAAAGCTTTCTGGGCCGGACGCATTGCTGATGAAACAAGTGATGCTGCCGACGTGGTTTCAGTGCCTGCTCTGCCGTTGCCAGCGCTTTTGGCGGAGTTCAAATCGCAGGTTATCATCATGGATGTCGAAGGGGCCGAAAGGTTTCTGTTTGATGATCCCTGGCCTGATCACGTGCTCACCGTGATCATGGAGCTGCACCCCAAGCAATATCCTGACGCAGTGATCAAACAGATCGTGGATTGCATGTCAGCCTCTGGCCTCACGTATGACACCGGCCCGTCGCGCGGGCGTATCCTCTGCTTCCGCCGAGTGCGCGGCACATAA